The genomic DNA ACGCGACGCCGTACGTCGGGTCCCGCGCCCTCCTCCGACGCCGCGCCCCCCGCACCCGCCGCGGCAGCGTCCTCGCGGAGCTGCGCCACCACCTGGGTCAGCGCGTCGATCACGGTGTTGCCGGTGACGACGATCCGCTCGGCGGGCACGTTCTCGGCGCGCAGCGCCGCGCGGTTGCGGGCCGTCGGCGCCAGGTGCAGCGTGGCCAGCCGCCCGATGAGCTGCCGGTTGGCCTCCTCCGGGAACGGCGAGGCCAGGTCGTCGGTGCGCAGGCCGGCCTCGAGGTGCACGACCGGTACGCCGGCATAGAACGCCGCCTGCGCCGCCGCGTTGGCCGTGGACGTGTCGCCGTGGACAACCACCGCGTCGGGACGGTCCGGGTTGCCCGCGGCGAGCAGCGGCGTGAGCCGCAGCAGGGTTTTGGCGACGATGGACTCGATGCCCTGACCGGGTTCGAAGAGCTCCAGGTCGTGCTCGGGGACGATGCCGAACACGTCGTTGACCTGCTGCAACATCTCGCGGTGTTGCCCGGTGACGCAGACGCTCACCCGGACGGCGCCGCGGGCGCGCAGCCCCAGCACGAGCGGCGCGGTCTTGATGGCCTCGGGCCGGGTGCCGTACACGAGCATCACGTGCGGCCGCTGGTCGCGGGTCATGCGGTCGCCTCCTGGCTGCGGGTCTGGACGGTACGGCGTCCGCCGGTGGCGATCCGCACCATCAGATACATCGACAGCCCGAAGAGGATGATGACCTCCAGGGATCCGAGGTAGCGGTGGCCCAGGTCGAAGCCCTGCTGGCCGTGCCAGCGCCACAGCACGACGAGGAGGGCGAGCCGCAGCTGGTTGGCCGCGGCGGCCACGGCCAGCGCGAAGCCGACCCCCACCCCGATGCGCCAGCCGGGGCTGCGGCGCAGCCACAGCAGGAGGGCCGCGCCGAGTGCGCCGAGCGGGACGAGCAGGACGATCGTCGAGCAGAGGGTCGTCAGCCGCATGCCGAGCATCGCGTCGGTGCCGATGCCGGTCCAGACGACGTCCTCGGCCGCCCCGGTGCCCGCGCCGAACAACGGGCGCAACGCGGCGGCGGTCCAGCTCGTCTCGGTCGGGACGAGGCGCGACCAGCACACCAGCAGGGTGGCGGCGACCGCCAGCAGGGCGGCGGCGCCGGTCAGGCGCAGCGCGCGGCGGGTGGTGCTCATCGGTGGGCTCGCGTCAGGGCGAGGTGGGCAGCGTTGGCAGGGTCGGCAGATTTGGCGGCGCGGCCGGTCGCGGTCGCGGTGGTGACGTGGGCGGTGCGTGGCCCTCCGGCGGGGCGCAGGGCCAGCCGCGGCGCGGCGGTCTCGACCGGGGACGGCGCGGGGGCCGACGCCGGAAGCTCGGCACCGACACCGGCCCCGGGAACGCCCGGTTGGGCGTCGGCGAGGCGGGCGGTCTTCTCCCAGCCGGTGCGGCCCTTGGCCAGCCGGTAGACGGAGGAGACGACGTAGATCTGCGGCAGGTACGAATACAGCCAGTAGCCCAGCCCGTGCGCCACGCAGCGCGCCGGCCCGAACCCGCGCTGGCGGCCGTAGATGACCCCCCAGGACGCGAACGGCGCGATCCCGGTGAGCAGCACGAGCGGCAGCACCCAGGCGGCGTTGGTGGCGAACGTGAGCAGGTCGGGGCTGCCGGCGATCCCGAGGGCCACGACGCCCACCGCGACCAGCGGCCAGACGACCATGCCGACGAGTTCCTGGAAGGGGGTCGAGAGGAAGTACGCCATCTCCAGCGTTGCGGCCGGCGTGATGTGCGGGCTGACGGCGACCTCGCGCAGGTAGCGCACGCACTGCATGCCGCGCTGGCACCACCGGGTGCGCTGCCGGATCAGGGCGCGCAGCGTGATCACGGCCTCCTGGCTGACGACGGCCTCGTGCAGGTAGCGGGTCTGCCAGCCGGCGAGCATGAGGTGCAGGCTGAGTTCGTAGTCCTCCAGCAGCGAGCCGTGCCAGGGCTGGCCACCCGCCCCGGCGCCGGTGGCGCCGATCGCGTCGAGCGCGGCGAGCCGGCTGAACTGGCCGTTGCCGCCGAGGCCCACCGAGAGGGTGTAGCCGCGCAGGACCTGCATCGCGGCGATCGTCGTGCGGAACTCGGCGTCCTGGAAGTCGCGCAGGATCCGCCCGAACCGGCTGGTCCCGTCGGGCGCGGCGAACATCTGCACCTGGCACTGGGCGGCGCCTACGGCGGGGTCGGCGAAGACGCCCGCCGCGTAGCCGAGCGCGTCCGGCGCCAGCACCCCTTCGGCGTCGACGACGCCGACGACGACGCGGCCGTGATCCACCGGCGTGGGCCGCTGCGTCAGCCACGCCGAGAGGGCACGGTACGCCGCGTTGAGCGCGTCGCCCTTGCCGGTCTGGGCCTCGGGGAGCGTACGGCGTACCAGGTGGACGTTCCCGTCCGCAGCGGCGGCGGCCGCGACGATGGCCGCGGTGTCGTCGTCGCTGGCGTCGTCGATGACCCAGACGTGCGCCTGTGGGAAGGACTCGCGCAGCCGGGCCAGGGAGGCGCCGATGACGGCCTGTTCGTTGCGGCAGGGGACGAAGAAGTGCCAGTCGTACGCCGTCGCGTCGCCGGTCGGGCCCGGGCGGTGCCGCAGGAAGGGCACGAGCATGAGCACGACGTACAGCAGGAACGAGGTGAGTAGGACGAACGCGAGGGCCTGCAGGTTAGGCGAGAGCGGACACGGGCGGCCTTCCGGTGATGGGTGCGATGCCGGAGGGGCGGCGAGTCTGAGGGAACGAATGCTGTAAATGTCTGCGTAAATCGGCGGTTCGGCAGGGGCGAACGGTACGCCGTGGGTGCGGGCTGCCGGCCGGGCGGTGGTGGCGCCCGGCCGGCGATGGCCTCTCAGCCGCCGTGGCGCCGCTTCACGATGCTCAGCATGAGCAGGCCCGCGCCGAGCAGCACGGCGCCGAGCAGCGCGAGCACGATGACCCCGGACCCCGTGACGGGCAGCAGGGTCGCGCCGCCGGCCGCGACGGTCGCGCCGCCGGTCAGGGTCGGCGTGGAGCTGGGAAGACCACCCGCGTACATCAGCGCACCTGCTCCTGGTTGCCCGGGCGGCGGCGGGTCACGAGGAACGCCGTACCGCCGGCCAGCGCGAGCGCCGCGGCGCCCCCCGCGAGCTTGGGGCCGGCGACCGGGATCGGCTCGGGGTCGGGGGCGTTGGTGACCTTGCCGCAGGTCACGATGCCGAGCGCGACGTCGCCGGTGATGGCCTCGGAGAGCAGCTTCTTCGGCACGTTGTAGTAGGTGTGCATGCCGATGACCTGCAGCTGGCCGTTGGCGAGGGTGGTCTGCTCGTTCCAGACGACCTTGATCTCCCACTTGTCGGTGGGCGCCGTGGTGCCGAAGGGCTTGCCGCCGGTGTAGTAGACGGTGGTGCCGGGCGCCGGCATGTTGCCGATGCCGGCGGGCACGGAGGCGTCGATCTGCACCGACCCGCTCGGGGTGCCCTTGGCGTCGCTCAGGCACTGCACGCGCAGCACGCTGGAGCTGGCCGAATACGTCTGAGCCCGGGTCGTTCCCGTCACCGGCGCGGCCAGTTTGACGTAGGCGCGGGTGTGGTACGGCGAGTCGGCGTACGACTGCGCCTCGACGTACTGCAGCCCCGTCGAGATGTTGGCGCGGCCGCTGCCGGTGAGCCCGATCTTGCCGATGCCCGCGTCGGTGACGGGGTTGGTGGCGCTGTTGGCGGTGGCCGCCGTGCCGCTGCTGCTGAACGGCGAGGTCTGGACGCCGAGGGTCCAGCCGGTGGCTGTGGCCGCGCCGGGCCCAGCCGCCGCGAGGGCGAGCGGGGCGGCGGCCAGCCCGGTGACGGTGACCACCGCGGTCGCGCCGAGCAGGCGCGAGATGCTGCGTTTCATGCGAGTACTCCTGGATCCGCCCGGAGGTTTCCGGGGCGAGTGGCGAGCCGATCCCTCCGGCCGCATCCGGGCAGGGCGGGGCCCCCGGCGGCATGACGGGACGAGGCCCACGGGGCGTGGGCGTGAAGATCGGTGAGGGCCGGATGCCGCGACTGCGGGCATTCGACCGGGCTTCCCCCGCGATGGCGCGAGGGCGCTAGAGCCGAGCTGGGATTGAAAAGACCGGGCGGCGATTCGCGCACCGGGCGGGCCGGCGAATGCGCTGCCGCTGCGGCGGTCAGGTCAGCCGGTGAGTAGCCCCGCGTCCGTACGCCGGAGCGGGCGCGACGAATGCGTCGCGTGAAACGTCAAGGCCATTCCCCGTGATGGCGGACATGCTTTTCCCCCAAGCATCGATGTCGATATCCCCCGCGGGAATCGTGGCCGCCGGCGTTTCCCGAATCCCCATCCGGGCCGACCGGGGCCGTGGCCCTCGATCGGGATGCCTGCGCCGCCGCATCCGACTACTCCACGGTAGCCTGAACGCGCGTCCCGGACAACCGTCCGGGGCTCATCTGGGATACAAGTCGGTGCTGGTCAGAGGCCTAAAGGGGCCGGAAATGCCACGAGGCGCGGCCCACCGGATCCCCATCCGGTGGGCCGCGCCTTCGTGGCCTTGCGACTGGCCGATCCGTCGGCCTGCGCTTTCCCCTGTGCCCGTCGCGCCTCTCCCCAGATGCGCCGCGGGCCGTGCTTCCCCAGAGTCCGTTCGCTCGTTCCCCAACGAGGGCCGGACGTTTTCTGTTTTCCCCAATGTCACCGCTGCAAGCGCCGCTCGATGCGGTGACGATCTTGTTCACGGAGGGTTTCCCCAGGCCGTGTGTCCATAGTCGGACGTCTGTCACGCACTGTCCACCCAAGGGTCTGCAAGGTTAGTCAAGGCATCGTAAAGTGTTAAGGATTTAATCTTCAATCGCCCTGTGTTCACAAGGGATTTGAGGTCAACTTACGAAACCCGGAACTTAATGAGCGATGTGAAGGCAGCTCACGGGGGCTCGCGCGGCGCCGGATATGTCCGATTCAGGCCGTCCGGACGGGGACCTCACGAACGGTCAGGATCTGCTCGGATCGACCGACGGCGCCCCGCTCGTCGTACAGCTTGGAGGACGTCAGCCCCACCCCGGTCTCCCCGAAGATGACCTCGGTGTCGAAGCCGACCCAGCCGGGCGTGGGATTGCGGAACAGGTGGATCGTGAGGTCCAGGTTCGGGAACATCCATTCGGCCGGATGCGCGCGCGTCGCAATGCCATTGGCCGTGTCGACCAGCGTGATGAAGCCCGCGACGGGGCTGGTCTCCTCGCCTGCCACCAGCGCCTTGTCGGTGCTGATCCAGGCCATGCCGCTGCCCGGCTGGTTGCCGGCCACGGTGCGGAAGTCCAGCGAGGCGATGTACCCGCCGTCCCAGGTGTCCGACCCGGGCCAGGGCTCGAGGGTGTCGGGCGCCGGGAGCCCGTCCCAGAAGCCGCCGGCCACCTCCGCGGTGTCCTGGCGCGACAGCCGCCACCCGGTGGCCCGCACGACGTCGCGTCCCAGGATGGTCATGGTGGCCTCGACCAGCTCAATCGTGCGGCCGGGCCGGATCGTCCGCACCGTGATGGCCGAGGGCGCGGCGGGGATGAGGCCGAGAATCTCGTACGTCACCCGGGACAGCTGCAGGTCAGGGCGCGGGTCGTGGGACTCCATGACGTGCGCGAGCAGGCCGGCCACCGGGGCCATGTGCTGCTCGTGGGCGTTCCAGGCGCCCTGCGTGTGCAGGGTCGGCATGTAGACCTCGTTGCCCAGCGGCGTGTAGTACGCCGGCGTGCTGGCGTCGAGTTCGGGCAGGTCGGCAGGCAGCGTCACGAGGGTCACGATGCCAGAGGTCCGACCGCGCCGTCGCGGCATCCCGGACGGCGTACGGTGAACGGTCGTTAATGCTGGCCTGGACGGTGCCCAAACCCGCCGTCGCTCACGACGGGTCCGCCGGGGACGTCTGGAGCGCGGGGTTGTAGCGCAGCGAGTTGGGCCGGCAGGCGCACTCGGTGGCGATCCGGATCGAGTCCGCGATCCGGCCCTCGCCGCGCAGCCGCTGCAGCGCCGGGACGACGCGGTCGCGCAGGTTCCACGGGTCGATCGTGTTGAGGTAGATCTTCGTGCCGCCCTCGAACCCGGCCAGGGTCGAGACCCGCCACTTCAGCCCCACCCGCCAGGGCATCGGCAGGTCCTGGTCCGGCGGCTGGTAGTGCCACTCCTCGTTGCACGGGATCTCCGGGCCGGTCGCGGCGTGGCAGGCGTGGATGAGGTCGGACATCCCGCGCTGCTCCGCGGCGGTGTGCTCCCAGGGTCGGCAGCGCGGCGAGGTCGAGTAAATCTCCAGGGTGGGGTAGCGGTGCCCGAACCCGGCGAAGGC from Austwickia sp. includes the following:
- a CDS encoding archaeosortase/exosortase family protein; this translates as MSTTRRALRLTGAAALLAVAATLLVCWSRLVPTETSWTAAALRPLFGAGTGAAEDVVWTGIGTDAMLGMRLTTLCSTIVLLVPLGALGAALLLWLRRSPGWRIGVGVGFALAVAAAANQLRLALLVVLWRWHGQQGFDLGHRYLGSLEVIILFGLSMYLMVRIATGGRRTVQTRSQEATA
- a CDS encoding glycosyltransferase, producing MLVPFLRHRPGPTGDATAYDWHFFVPCRNEQAVIGASLARLRESFPQAHVWVIDDASDDDTAAIVAAAAAADGNVHLVRRTLPEAQTGKGDALNAAYRALSAWLTQRPTPVDHGRVVVGVVDAEGVLAPDALGYAAGVFADPAVGAAQCQVQMFAAPDGTSRFGRILRDFQDAEFRTTIAAMQVLRGYTLSVGLGGNGQFSRLAALDAIGATGAGAGGQPWHGSLLEDYELSLHLMLAGWQTRYLHEAVVSQEAVITLRALIRQRTRWCQRGMQCVRYLREVAVSPHITPAATLEMAYFLSTPFQELVGMVVWPLVAVGVVALGIAGSPDLLTFATNAAWVLPLVLLTGIAPFASWGVIYGRQRGFGPARCVAHGLGYWLYSYLPQIYVVSSVYRLAKGRTGWEKTARLADAQPGVPGAGVGAELPASAPAPSPVETAAPRLALRPAGGPRTAHVTTATATGRAAKSADPANAAHLALTRAHR
- a CDS encoding LPXTG cell wall anchor domain-containing protein, giving the protein MYAGGLPSSTPTLTGGATVAAGGATLLPVTGSGVIVLALLGAVLLGAGLLMLSIVKRRHGG
- a CDS encoding thioesterase family protein — translated: MPRRRGRTSGIVTLVTLPADLPELDASTPAYYTPLGNEVYMPTLHTQGAWNAHEQHMAPVAGLLAHVMESHDPRPDLQLSRVTYEILGLIPAAPSAITVRTIRPGRTIELVEATMTILGRDVVRATGWRLSRQDTAEVAGGFWDGLPAPDTLEPWPGSDTWDGGYIASLDFRTVAGNQPGSGMAWISTDKALVAGEETSPVAGFITLVDTANGIATRAHPAEWMFPNLDLTIHLFRNPTPGWVGFDTEVIFGETGVGLTSSKLYDERGAVGRSEQILTVREVPVRTA